One Aegilops tauschii subsp. strangulata cultivar AL8/78 chromosome 7, Aet v6.0, whole genome shotgun sequence genomic window carries:
- the LOC141027538 gene encoding uncharacterized protein gives MSSSAVGLNLGAPPTEKLARGNYLLWKAQVLPALRGAQVTGLLDGSDAAPPKTVEIAKADKTTAIEPNPLYGPWIAKDQQVLSYLLNSLTPEILAQVIGKESTLDLWTALTTIFAAQSQSRITNLRIAISNTKKGNMSSNAFITKMKSLGDELAAAGRPLTDGEMVDYILAGLDRDYDPVVAAVGAIKNSISVDDLFSQISAFDQRMEMLGDGPGFRSSANAMYRGRGQSRGRGGRGRRGRGRSDRAPSPPVRTGGNSGYQQRQRQPPPHQYQQQHEGDYPECQICYKYHAGGARDCWDRYKEDHQERKKVNLVTNSYGIDTNWYADSGATEHITGELDKLTMREKYHGGDQVHTVHEENGVQNGQDDQNPVQIDAIFDVYEEEAAGVEHEEDAAAPATPARRSALDHGRRSARDHAPVSRQGNQPSPARSASATSARMQGTGEDTGSPSSGAHMQGTGAPGSGFSAPDYSVDSAIASSGQATPGSTGSGTPARSAHMDGSPGSSATSQSLQSPVQQQEQPATTSRIMTRLQKGIRNPKIRRDGTIPYGMLCVSGEPARLNDALGDPKWRKAMDEEYDALMKNKTWHLVPSQRGKNIIDCKWVYRIKRKADGSIDRYKARLVAKGFKQRYGIDYEDTFSPVVKAATIRLVLAIAVSRGWSLRQLDVQNAFLHGVLEEEVYMRQPPGYENKQTPHYVCKLDKALYGLKQSPRAWFSRLSSQLKHLGFIPSKADTSLFIYNKANTMIFVLIYVDDIIVASSSQDATNALLRDLSSEFALKDLGDLHFFLGIEVKKTQDGIVLNQEKYATELLTRMGMKDCKPSPTPLSSSEQLSAYQGEPLNEEESTKYRSVVGALQYLTLTRPDISFAVNKFRRSSSTLVSAFSDADWAGCVDDRKSTGGFAVFFGSNLISWSAIKQATVSRSSTEAEYKSLANATAEIIWVESLLHELGIKQLRISCLWCDNLGATYLSANPVFHGRTKHIEIDFHFVRERVAEKKLDIRFIPSKDQVADGFTKALPAKSFEEFKRNLNIG, from the exons ATGAGCTCCAGCGCCGTCGGCCTCAACCTCGGCGCTCCACCAACAGAGAAGCTCGCGAGGGGGAACTACCTCCTATGGAAGGCGCAAGTTCTGCCGGCTCTGCGAGGCGCGCAGGTGACCGGTCTTCTCGACGGCAGCGATGCAGCGCCGCCGAAAACAGTGGAGATCGCCAAGGCGGACAAGACCACGGCCATCGAGCCGAATCCACTGTATGGTCCATGGATTGCCAAAGATCAGCAGGTCCTAAGTTATCTGCTGAATTCGCTCACTCCAGAAATCCTCGCGCAAGTTATCGGTAAGGAAAGTACCCTTGATCTATGGACCGCCCTTACCACGATATTTGCTGCGCAGTCGCAATCACGAATAACAAACCTGAGGATCGCCATCTCCAACACCAAGAAGGGCAACATGTCCAGCAATGCTTTCATCACCAAGATGAAAAGCCTCGGAGACGAGCTTGCGGCAGCAGGTCGTCCGCTGACAGATGGAGAGATGGTGGACTATATCCTCGCCGGACTCGATCGGGATTACGATCCCGTCGTTGCAGCAGTTGGCGCCATCAAGAATTCCATCTCTGTTGATGATCTTTTCTCGCAGATTTCCGCTTTCGATCAGAGGATGGAGATGCTTGGCGATGGACCAGGCTTTCGTTCTTCAGCCAATGCCATGTACAGGGGGCGTGGCCAGTCTCGGGGCAGAGGAGGCCGCGGACGAAGAGGGCGTGGTCGCTCTGACCGTGCTCCCTCTCCTCCTGTTCGCACCGGTGGGAACAGCGGCTACCAGCAGCGTCAACGCCAGCCACCACCACATCAGTATCAGCAGCAGCATGAGGGTGATTACCCCGAGTGCcagatatgttacaaataccatGCTGGCGGCGCTAGGGACTGCTGGGATCGGTACAAGGAAGATCATCAGGAAAGGAAGAAGGTTAACCTCGTCACCAACTCGTATGGCATCGACACTAACTGGTATGCAGATTCGGGTGCTACCGAGCATATCACAGGAGAGCTTGATAAGTTGACGATGCGGGAGAAATACCATGGAGGTGACCAAGTTCACACG GTGCATGAAGAAAACGGCGTTCAAAACGGTCAAGATGATCAAAATCCGGTACAAATTGATGCTATATTTGATGTGTATGAGGAAGAAGCAGCAGGCGTGGAGCACGAGGAGGATGCGGCGGCGCCTGCCACGCCTGCGCGCCGATCCGCCTTGGATCACGGGCGGAGATCTGCGCGGGATCACGCGCCTGTCAGCCGACAGGGGAATCAGCCGTCCCCGGCCCGCTCCGCATCTGCCACGTCAGCGCGCATGCAAGGGACAGGAGAGGACACAGGATCTCCCTCGTCCGGCGCGCACATGCAGGGAACAGGAGCGCCAGGCTCGGGATTCTCTGCTCCGGATTACTCTGTGGACTCGGCCATCGCTAGTTCGGGTCAAGCCACACCGGGGTCTACTGGATCCGGTACACCAGCCCGGTCTGCACACATGGATGGGTCGCCAGGATCTTCTGCCACCAGCCAGTCTTTGCAATCTCCTGTGCAACAGCAAGAACAGCCTGCTACTACTTCAAGGATCATGACCCGGCTACAAAAAGGTATTAGAAACCCCAAAATAAGAAGAGATGGCACTATACCATATGGTATGTTATGTGTTTCAGGTGAACCAGCAAGGTTGAATGATGCACTTGGAGATCCTAAATGGAGAAAGGCTATGGATGAAGAGTATGATGCACTCATGAAGAATAAAACATGGCACTTGGTGCCAAGTCAGAGAGGTAAAAATATTATTGACTGCAAGTGGGTCTATAGAATTAAAAGAAAAGCAGATGGCTCCATTGATAGGTATAAAGCACGTCTAGTTGCAAAAGGATTTAAGCAACGGTATGGTATTGATTATGAGGATACCTTTAGTCCAGTTGTAAAAGCTGCTACTATAAGACTTGTGCTAGCCATTGCTGTTTCCAGGGGATGGAGTCTTCGACAGCTAGATGTTCAGAACGCGTTTCTgcatggtgttctggaagaggaGGTCTATATGAGGCAACCACCAGGATATGAAAACAAACAAACACCTCATTATGTTTGCAAGCTTGACAAAGCCCTTTATGGTCTGAAACAGTCACCTAGAGCATGGTTCTCAAGGCTAAGTTCACAGTTGAAGCATCTTGGGTTTATTCCATCCAAGGCAGATACATCTCTCTTCATTTATAATAAGGCAAACACAATGATTTTTGTGCTcatatatgtggatgatattataGTTGCAAGCTCTTCACAAGATGCCACTAATGCTCTCCTGCGTGATTTGAGTTCAGAATTTGCTTTGAAGGATCTTGGTGATTTACATTTCTTCTTAGGCATTGAAGTTAAGAAGACTCAAGATGGCATAGTGTTGAATCAAGAAAAATATGCCACTGAACTTCTAACTCGTATGGGAATGAAGGATTGCAAACCCTCACCTACACCATTGTCTTCTTCAGAACAACTTTCAGCATATCAAGGAGAACCTCTTAATGAAGAGGAGAGCACAAAATATAGAAGTGTTGTTGGAGCCCTACAATACTTAACTTTGACACGACCAGACATATCATTTGCTGTAAACAAG TTCAGACGTTCTAGTTCCACACTTGTCAGTGCTTTCTCTGATGCTGATTGGGCAGGATGTGTTGATGACAGAAAGTCAACTGGAGGATTTGCAGTATTTTTTGGTTCAAACCTTATTTCTTGGAGTGCCATAAAACAAGCCACTGTGTCAAGGTCAAGTACAGAGGCTGAATACAAATCACTAGCAAATGCAACTGCTGAAATTATTTGGGTGGAATCTTTGCTTCATGAGTTAGGAATCAAGCAACTTCGTATATCTTGTCTATGGTGTGATAACTTGGGAGCAACCTACCTTTCTGCTAATCCAGTGTTTCATGGTAGAACCAAACACATTGAGATTGATTTTCATTTTGTGCGTGAAAGGGTTGCAGAGAAGAAGTTGGATATACGGTTCATTCCATCTAAGGATCAAGTAGCTGATGGATTCACCAAAGCTTTGCCGGCCAAGTCTTTTGAAGAGTTCAAGAGAAATCTCAACATAGGATAG